The following nucleotide sequence is from Merismopedia glauca CCAP 1448/3.
GACTCTCTCACCAAAACATCGTCAGAAGTCAAAGACACGATATATCGCATCTGTTGGCGTAGCCTGCGCGCAGTGCTACTGATATTTGTTAATGCTGTTGTACAGTAGTAAGTGTGGGTTGTTAGGTGATGCTGTCAAAGTTAGCTAAAGCGATCGCGAAAAAAATTAAATGTTTTTGACTGATGGGTAAAGAGAAGTTTTCATGAGGTACATAGATCCACGCCGTCAAAAGCAGTTAGAAAGGTTGATTCAAAAACTAGGTTTACCAGAAACAGCACCAGTAAAATGGCATTTGTTAGAACTAGCGCTGACTCACCGCACCATTTCTGTAAAAGAAAACTACGAGCAATTAGAATTTATTGGTGACTCGGTAGTTAGGTTAGCAGCTTCAGAGTTTTTATGGGAAACTTACCCAGATAGTACTGTCGGAGATTTTTCAGCGATTCGGAAGGTATTGGTCAGCGATCGCATTTTGGCACAAATTGCTGATGGTTATAGTTTAACCAGATATCTGCTCATTTCTGGAAGTGCTGCTGCCGATAAATCAGGATTACAATCTCGTTTAGCTGATTGCTTTGAAGCTATTTTAGGTGCGCTGTATCTAAGTACTAATAATTTAGATTTAATTCGTCCTTGGTTAGATTCTCATTTTCTGAGATTATCTACAGAAATTCGGCAAGATCCGGCAAGGTTAAATTATAAAGATGCTCTCCAAGAATGGACTCAAGCACGCTACAAACTGTTACCGGAATATCGAGTCGAAGAAAACCGACATTTTCATCCTGGAACTACTAGATTTCGGGCTGAGGTTTGGTTACAAGGTCATAAATTGGGTTGCGGACAGGGAAATTCTAAAAAAGAAGCTGAACAAGCAGCAGCTAAAGAAGCTTTTTTACTAGCCGTTAGCAAAACTCAAAAACCAGCATCAACTAATGTGAAAAAAGTCGCCGAAGAGGTTCATTCAGAAACTACTTCAGGTATTGCTAGTTAGACTGAGATTGGTAATATACAATTCTGGCATTGCTGATTTGAAGTATGACTTGTTGATTGTTGATTTTATCAGTAAAATTGTGGAACATCCTTCAGATACTCGTACCAATCTATCTAGTCTGCAAACAACTGTAATTTTAGCGATGACGGCTGATGGCAAAATTGCAGATGTTAAGCGA
It contains:
- the rnc gene encoding ribonuclease III; the encoded protein is MRYIDPRRQKQLERLIQKLGLPETAPVKWHLLELALTHRTISVKENYEQLEFIGDSVVRLAASEFLWETYPDSTVGDFSAIRKVLVSDRILAQIADGYSLTRYLLISGSAAADKSGLQSRLADCFEAILGALYLSTNNLDLIRPWLDSHFLRLSTEIRQDPARLNYKDALQEWTQARYKLLPEYRVEENRHFHPGTTRFRAEVWLQGHKLGCGQGNSKKEAEQAAAKEAFLLAVSKTQKPASTNVKKVAEEVHSETTSGIAS